The genomic DNA AGTAGATGCTGATTTTGAAGCCTGCACCAGCGCTGATGCAGGCCCTGTCAATGCTTGAGGTATCTTCTACATCAAAAGAAATAATCTTGTATACCTGATCCTTTCCTTCTCCGGATTTTGACTTTGCTGATGTCCCAATGGCGGCTATTGGGGACCGGGAGTAACTTGCGGCAGTATGAATGGCCTTTCTCGCAAAGCACGATCTCGCAGGCAGCCTGAGCCATGAGGAGACATCTTCTTTCATCGTCGCGGGCCTTTCAAAGAAAAAGGGTTTAGCGGGGCCTTTGCCTTTCACTGTCACTCCTATATATGCAGAGAGCATCTCGGCCCCGCGTGCATCCATCAGGGCATGATGCCACGTAATTACAAGACTGCTCTTTCGTGATGGGTAATGGAGCAGGTCGAATGCAAAGGCAGGCGGGTTAAAAGGACTGACCTTTCTGGACAGGACAGTATGAGGCAGTTTTCCGCGGTCGTCTTCTGCCATTTCGTTTTCATGAATAAAAAAGTCGTTCCCGTTCCCATTCCCGTTAGCTTTCCATCTTGGGATAAAAAAGGGTATGGGTCTTGACCAACGTGCACTTGCCAGCCAGTTCTCTATTCCTGTCTTGCGTATTGCTTCCAGAAGCGACCCGGAGCTGAGGTAACCATCCAGGTGCAGAACGAGCCGGCATATATTCGCAGGGGGCCCGGGTCTTACCGTCCCCAGTTCCATGGCCAGATTGAAAAAATCACCCCCGGTCAGGCGGACGTGACCGGGCATGTTATTGTCATGCGCTTTGATATTAATCTCCCAGGGATTTGCTGTGTATACAGCGTGTCAGTGAAGCCACTGACCTCAGGTTATCAGGGGTCAGATCGCTCTCCGGTACAACAATATTATAGCGCCGCTCGATGAACAAAAGTATCTCTATTATTGAGAAAGAGTCTATCCCCAGCGAACTCAGGGAGCTGTTCTCATCGAAAGAAACACCTTCAGCAATAATATTCTTACGCAGGAAGCAGCAGACTTCCTCAGAAATGGTTTCAATACCTGGCATTTTTCTAATGATTCAAACCTTGTTTACTGCCGGACCGGCCGGCAGCGCCTATTATACTTCAAAGCCGCGTAAAATCAACATGACCCGTTTTATGTCCCCGTAAGGGTACAGTCAGGAAGACCGATGCAAGCCCGAAGGTTATACCAAGAATGGCAGTAGCGCCTATACTATGCAGGGCCGGATGTCTGGCAAATACAAGTGAGCCTAATCCCAGGAAAGTCGTGATCGCAGACAACGTAATAGCGCCGCTTGTGTGGGAAAGGTGAGTATCGTTTCCAGAAGCTGAATGGTTCCACGCCTCATGTAAAAAAACTGAGTAGTCGTCAACTATTCCGAAGATAAAGATTACTATCATGGCATTCATAATGTTGATCTTAATTCCAAGCCATCCCATAATTCCGAATGTCCAGAAGAGACTCAGGAATAAAGGAAGCATGAGACTGACGAATGAACTGAGCCTCCTCGAATAAAAGACCATGGCTGCTGCTACAAAAAAGAGGGTTACACCACCGAGCCTCATCATCTCCCTGTGGATCAGGCCGACTATGTGCTGGACGAAATGCCTCCCGTTTGTCATTATGGCACCGGGTACAGAATCCTCGATCACGGATGCAATGTTTGCGTATTCACTAACATTAATACTTTGAAGGTTAGTCATTATCATGACACCGTCTGCGTTAAAGGAAATCTGGTTTGCGGCAACTGTCCTTAGTATCCCTGAATTAAAACCTTCAAGCTCCAGAGGCGGCATTGGCCCGGGAAGCCTTGACAATTCTTCCCTGACACTCTCAGGCCGGATCCTGAGTTCCATGCTGATTTTCTCGACTTCGTTCATAACCCGGTCAAGCCTCTCCCTGCTCCAGAAATCCTTCCATCTCTGCCTGTTTTCCTCCTGTCTGGACCTGCTTGGGAAAAGTGGCGCAATGGAGTTACTTCCCTGCACCTTGCCCTGTTCGCGCATATCACGAAGCCGCGAGTAAAGCATCTCGTTGCGCTGAAGGGCCTCTTCAAGGTCTTTTCCTTTTACAACTACCGATGTGGAGTCGAGCATGCCTCCGAATGACCCTATGACAGTGTCCCAGTCCTTTTTTGTGTCGGGATAGACCGCATTCAGCTTCTGAATATCTCCTTCAAACTCCAGACGATAAATACCGACAGCAGACGTAATAGAAAGGGCCGCTACAATTATAATCAACACCTTTCTATGCCCCTTTACCCATCTGAAAAACATTGGATAAATGACTGTCAGGTTGATCACTGGGTGTCTCAACGTAGATTTTGCCCTGGGTATCAGAAGAGGCAGGGCGATAAGTGCAAATATAAATGCCCCTGCTATTCCGAATACAGCAAACAGACCAAGCTGCCGGTAACCCGGGAGTACCGAAAGTTCCAGTGTCAAAAATGCTATCAGGGTCGTTGCACCAGTAAGCATAAGCGGTTTAGTCAACTTGTCCAGGATATGAATTATGTCAGACCGGCTGGTGTCTCCTGCAGATACCTGATCTGCATGGTAAAGGAAATGTATCCCGAAATCGACTGCAATTCCCAGCAGCATTGCCCCGCAGCCAATGGCTATGGCAGAAACGCCCGGATATACCAGCATAATCATGCACGATGCGAATACCCCTCCGAAAAAGGCCGGAAGCATGGTCAGCAGCGACATTACAAACGGACGGCGGAAGGCAAGAAGCGCCAGTATGGCAATGGAACCAGCAGATAGAGACAATGTCATCCTGATGTCTCTCTTGATCATGTCCGCATTGTCAAGTCCAAACCTGTGACTTCCCATGTAGGCAATATTTATCAAACCTGGAGAGACCGTTTTAGTCTCCAGTATTGTCCTGTCCATAAAGTCTATCAATTCCCTGGCATGTCTGCTGTCAGTCCCCGGGTAAACCGGCTGGGCAATGATAAAGATGTGCTTCATGTCCTTGCTGAAGATCCTCCCATCATCCATTTTAACCTCTCCACCCATGGACTTGAAGTCATCCAGCTTTTTCAGAAGGATGGTGTCTATTGCAAGAGGATCGTTATTGAACGAATCGGCAAGAAAGGGCGCAGGGGATTCTGTAAGGAGTCTTTTCCAACCCCGGAACGTTTCCCGGATAGACTCTGTCCTGAGCCTCTCCTCCAGCGCTCTTTTGTCTTCTTCTGTAAACAGACTGGCCCTGTGCAACTTAAGTACACCGAAAGAAGACATCATGTCGTCTGCAACTAATCTGTATTGGATATCATTGAAATAGCTTGAAGCCGACATCTTTTCCACAAGCGTGTCAGCGGCCCTGACCAGCTCATCCCTGGGTGGTACACTGCCCTCAACTTCCGGTCCCACATCAATGAGCATGTAATCGAAGCTGTGAAAGCTGGTAAGGACTGTCTTGTATTTTTTCACCACAGGGTCATGGCTTGGCAGGAGGTCCATGATATCCTCCTTCAGGTTCATCCCGGCTGCGACGAAAATAAACAAACCTGTCGCTATAACAAAACCGGAAAGCACAAGTGCTTTATGCCTGAATATGCTGAGGAAGAATCTCGTCCTGAAATTGTCCGGCAATCGCTGTCCCTGCATTTTCAATTATTCATTCTTCGTTCTTATTGTCAAACAGCATTTGTTCGTCTACTGGTCCGGCATCAATCTTTAATAGATCTACCCTGAGTTCATAATGCCATCTGTAGTTAACAAGGGTTATCATGGAAGGTAGTGGTCTTTCCCATCCATCGTATAATCTGTAGCCGGAATAACTGACGCTCCTTACCAGCCTCCCGTCAACTGCCTCCAATGAGGCAATCAGATCACCGCCGGCTGAGAATAGATACTCGAAGACGCTGTCTTCCCCTTTTCTCACGACAAGGCTGGGGGTGTTTTTCTCATTCCTGGATAGATAGGCATCTTCGGATTCCCGTATATCGTACAGGTGCCTTATATCTCCCATGACCCCGTTTAATAACGGGTTTGAAGGCATGGCCCCCGGTTTGACCGCGATCTTCCTTTTTCCGTCACGTTCGATGAGGTCAAATATCCTTCCGCCCATCTCCCCAAAGGCAATGGCACGGAAACCTTTCTTTCTCTTCACAAGCAAGTAACCGGGAAAATCATTCTCCTTATCCCTGACCTTCATGATGATATGCTGAGACAGTCTGAACTCTCCCGGGTAAGGGTCTATACGTTCCAGCATCCGTTCCATTTGCCCTTCGGCATGATCGGCCGGGACAGGCACTGAGTATTTCATTCCCGCGCAGCCGGCAACTGCATAAGAAAAAAAGCAGAGTATAAAGAATAATCTCTTTCTCATTTACCTTTATTTGAAGTGGAGACAGGAAGGTTCGGCGTAAGCGGATTTTTCAGATCGAAGAGACGCTGGTCAAGGGAGCTATTCTCTTCCTGATCTGAAAATCTGATTTCTATGGAGTCTCCCCTGGGTTCACGGATAATTATCTTTGTCACGAAGTTTGTTTTCCGGTCTATGGAGAGATCGAGGGACTTGATGACCTTTGCCATACCGGCGGAAACCGGCCTCATAACAAGGAGGTAGTCCTTTCCAAGGGCCATGGAGATTTTGTAGTCCTTCTGAACCTTTTTGAAATCCCCGCGTATGATGGAAATAATCTGTCTCAGCGATTCCCGGAAGATATCCTCCATTCCAAGATTCATCCTGACAAATTTCCCTTTATCGAGGTTAAATTTGGCTACGTTGCCGTTGTTGAATATCAGGATTGAGGCATAAGGTTCAGTAAGTTCCCACCGCAGTTTATCAGGCATCTCAAAGTAAAGAACCCCTTTGGAGCTCAGGACGTCGAGGAACATTAACATGT from Nitrospirota bacterium includes the following:
- a CDS encoding acyl carrier protein, encoding MPGIETISEEVCCFLRKNIIAEGVSFDENSSLSSLGIDSFSIIEILLFIERRYNIVVPESDLTPDNLRSVASLTRCIHSKSLGD
- a CDS encoding MMPL family transporter, with product MPDNFRTRFFLSIFRHKALVLSGFVIATGLFIFVAAGMNLKEDIMDLLPSHDPVVKKYKTVLTSFHSFDYMLIDVGPEVEGSVPPRDELVRAADTLVEKMSASSYFNDIQYRLVADDMMSSFGVLKLHRASLFTEEDKRALEERLRTESIRETFRGWKRLLTESPAPFLADSFNNDPLAIDTILLKKLDDFKSMGGEVKMDDGRIFSKDMKHIFIIAQPVYPGTDSRHARELIDFMDRTILETKTVSPGLINIAYMGSHRFGLDNADMIKRDIRMTLSLSAGSIAILALLAFRRPFVMSLLTMLPAFFGGVFASCMIMLVYPGVSAIAIGCGAMLLGIAVDFGIHFLYHADQVSAGDTSRSDIIHILDKLTKPLMLTGATTLIAFLTLELSVLPGYRQLGLFAVFGIAGAFIFALIALPLLIPRAKSTLRHPVINLTVIYPMFFRWVKGHRKVLIIIVAALSITSAVGIYRLEFEGDIQKLNAVYPDTKKDWDTVIGSFGGMLDSTSVVVKGKDLEEALQRNEMLYSRLRDMREQGKVQGSNSIAPLFPSRSRQEENRQRWKDFWSRERLDRVMNEVEKISMELRIRPESVREELSRLPGPMPPLELEGFNSGILRTVAANQISFNADGVMIMTNLQSINVSEYANIASVIEDSVPGAIMTNGRHFVQHIVGLIHREMMRLGGVTLFFVAAAMVFYSRRLSSFVSLMLPLFLSLFWTFGIMGWLGIKINIMNAMIVIFIFGIVDDYSVFLHEAWNHSASGNDTHLSHTSGAITLSAITTFLGLGSLVFARHPALHSIGATAILGITFGLASVFLTVPLRGHKTGHVDFTRL
- a CDS encoding outer membrane lipoprotein carrier protein LolA; the protein is MGQFIKISPDPSFSKRGSIRNRSCRILILGVIIIFISSASFLHGADRSIEPYRELAASEMEVILTQMTDNIQSVKNLKAEFIQERHMLMFLDVLSSKGVLYFEMPDKLRWELTEPYASILIFNNGNVAKFNLDKGKFVRMNLGMEDIFRESLRQIISIIRGDFKKVQKDYKISMALGKDYLLVMRPVSAGMAKVIKSLDLSIDRKTNFVTKIIIREPRGDSIEIRFSDQEENSSLDQRLFDLKNPLTPNLPVSTSNKGK